CAGGTAAAACTGACTGACTTTGGGCTCGCCACCCTCAAGCAAACGGATACAGACACACAAAACCCTGCCCTGGCCGGCACACCGGCGTACCTCGCGCCTGAATGCATAACAGAAGGCCGACCGACGACAAAAAGTGACCTGTTTGCGCTCGGTGCTACCCTTTTTGAAATGCTCGCCGGCAAAGCTGCATTCCGTGGCGCAGATAGCCGCGCCCTTTTTGACAGCCTGTTGCACTATGATCCAGTACCCGCGCTCAGAGCGGATCCCGCGCTACCGGCTGACCTTGTTAATTTGTGCGCCTCCCTACTCGATAAATCACCAGCACAGCGGCCAGCTGATGCAGCTTCCGTTGTAGAGCAAGCGGAAGCGTTAAAAGGATGCTATACCAACTTCGAGGGCCAGAAAACGGTGCAACGGTTCCTGGAAGTGCCTGAGGACTACGTAGCTCCAGCACTGGTAACGCAGGCACCGGAAGCCCCGAATAAATCGACCCCCGGGCCTGCACCTTTTACCTCAAAAACAGCAGATCGAGCCACAGACCGTTTAGCTGAAAGCCGCAAACAAAGCGGTACACCTGGATTCAAATGGGCCGTAATTGCCACTGCCTTACTACTGGCTGGTCTTATCGTTTTTCAAGGATGGAGTGCATTTAATACCTCAACGCCAACGGGTTCTGCGCCAGAAACTTCGCCTCTCCCCCCCATGTCAACTGACACGGAAGTTGTCGACACCAACATCGATGCGCAGCCACTCCCTGAAAATCCAAGGGCGCAACAACCAAATACAGCACAACACAAATCCGAAACGCCGGCAATATTACCGGCACCTGAACCAGTAGAAGATCCTGTTGTCCAATCGGGCAGCGATGCGTCAAGCGTAAAAACAGAAGTATCTTCGCTACAGCCTGTTTTTTTCACTACGGATAGCCTGCTGCAAACTGAAACCGTACCCCCAAAGCCCGGAAACCTGACAGTCCTCTGTACACCGTG
The window above is part of the Bacteroidota bacterium genome. Proteins encoded here:
- a CDS encoding serine/threonine-protein kinase, with amino-acid sequence MGNHKSIGGVTPFLKIQEGTWAGVFKAHDASLDRYVLLKVLHDRFRHNASLVSQFEQEARLMAKVQHPNVVQILAYGEDQNRVYLTTAFIEGFSLQQILASHGKLPAPVALHVVADMARGLQAAHTQQILHRDLKPANVLIAHDGQVKLTDFGLATLKQTDTDTQNPALAGTPAYLAPECITEGRPTTKSDLFALGATLFEMLAGKAAFRGADSRALFDSLLHYDPVPALRADPALPADLVNLCASLLDKSPAQRPADAASVVEQAEALKGCYTNFEGQKTVQRFLEVPEDYVAPALVTQAPEAPNKSTPGPAPFTSKTADRATDRLAESRKQSGTPGFKWAVIATALLLAGLIVFQGWSAFNTSTPTGSAPETSPLPPMSTDTEVVDTNIDAQPLPENPRAQQPNTAQHKSETPAILPAPEPVEDPVVQSGSDASSVKTEVSSLQPVFFTTDSLLQTETVPPKPGNLTVLCTPWCNVLMDGINIGTAPPAISHTTTPGSYALALVNPHYPTYSRQVTLAPGQQDTVRLSFKDFVASVDLEVLPWAEVFIDSVAYGTLPPNKTVLLAPGTHSITLKNDELGEWQGELIVTAGEKRRQPYNLRELINN